A stretch of Triticum aestivum cultivar Chinese Spring chromosome 1D, IWGSC CS RefSeq v2.1, whole genome shotgun sequence DNA encodes these proteins:
- the LOC123161220 gene encoding long-chain-fatty-acid--AMP ligase FadD26 — MATENYDPCYPDQPVVHRYLPLWARMPAFAAKPAFVWADDDAATGAMSSTAITYSELNAAVERLASGLLGTLRRGDTVLVLASPGLRLVKLLFACQRAGLTAVPVIPPDPSRPGPAHAQLLRAVSQTRPSAAVADARYVTAVASSSRLAAALSGLRWLSVDGLDEGEAGLPGAMAGHAGCGAGDAYLVQYTSGATGVPKPVVVTAGSAAHNVRAARRAYDLGPGSTIVSWLPQYHDCGLMFLLLTVVSGATCVLASPDAFLRRPRLWLELISEFKATCTPVPSFTLPLVLRRGGGRSASAHGLQLGSLRNLILINEPIYKACVDEFVAEFGRHGLRSESVSPSYGLAENCTFVSTAWRSTSGRVDGLPSYKKLLPSARLPSSRAHEASEIEIVVVDEKTGEPVRDGTEGEVWVSSPSNASGYLGHPSASHEAFCGRMPGRAGSRFVRTGDRGVVTGPERYLYVVGRSVDVVVSALDGHVHAHYVETAAFGSAPDRLRGGCIAAFTAPATTSSKEQMCVVAELQKGSRSDDHTSLCDGIRRSVWEAERVRVGRVMLVQSGAVPKTTSGKVRRGAAREKLVARRYPVVFEALYDNCDGEGSTRAVRNEDGEMEERCAASWMAGEGGVPAMATALGGASRRVRVQSFL, encoded by the coding sequence ATGGCGACCGAGAACTACGACCCCTGCTACCCGGACCAGCCGGTGGTGCACCGGTACCTGCCCCTGTGGGCCAGGATGCCGGCGTTCGCCGCCAAGCCGGCCTTCGTCTGGGCCGACGACGACGCGGCCACCGGCGCCATGTCATCCACCGCGATCACCTACTCCGAGCTCAATGCTGCGGTGGAGCGCCTGGCGTCCGGGCTCCTCGGCACGCTACGGCGCGGCGACACCGTGCTCGTGCTCGCCTCCCCGGGCCTCCGCCTCGTCAAGCTCCTCTTCGCGTGCCAGCGCGCCGGTCTCACCGCGGTGCCCGTCATCCCGCCCGACCCGTCCAGGCCCGGCCCCGCGCACGCGCAACTCCTGCGCGCCGTGTCTCAGACGAGGCCCAGCGCTGCCGTCGCCGACGCGCGCTACGTCACCGCCGTCGCTTCGTCGAGCCGGCTAGCCGCCGCGCTGAGCGGCCTGCGCTGGCTGTCCGTGGACGGGCTGGACGAAGGTGAAGCTGGTTTGCCGGGCGCCATGGCGGGCCACGCGGGCTGCGGCGCGGGAGACGCGTACCTGGTCCAGTACACGTCCGGCGCGACGGGCGTCCCGAAGCCCGTGGTTGTTACCGCCGGCTCGGCGGCGCACAACgtgcgggcggcgaggcgggcctACGACCTGGGCCCCGGCAGCACGATCGTCTCGTGGCTGCCGCAGTACCACGACTGCGGCCTCATGTTCCTGCTCCTCACGGTAGTCTCCGGCGCCACCTGCGTGCTGGCCTCGCCCGACGCCTTCCTCCGGCGCCCGCGCCTTTGGCTAGAGCTCATCTCCGAGTTCAAGGCGACGTGCACGCCCGTACCGTCATTCACGTTGCCGCTCGTCCTCCGCCGCGGCGGCGGGCGCTCGGCGTCGGCGCACGGACTGCAGCTCGGCAGCCTCCGCAACCTGATCCTGATAAACGAGCCGATCTACAAGGCGTGCGTCGACGAGTTCGTCGCAGAGTTCGGCCGCCACGGGCTGCGCTCCGAGTCGGTCTCTCCGTCGTACGGCCTCGCCGAGAACTGCACGTTCGTGTCCACGGCGTGGCGGAGCACCAGCGGCCGCGTGGACGGCCTCCCGTCGTACAAGAAGCTTCTGCCGTCGGCGAGGCTGCCATCGTCCAGGGCGCACGAGGCGTCGGAGATCGAGATCGTCGTGGTGGATGAGAAGACCGGCGAGCCGGTGAGGGACGGCACGGAGGGGGAGGTCTGGGTGTCCTCGCCGAGCAACGCGTCGGGGTACCTAGGCCACCCGTCGGCGAGCCACGAGGCATTCTGCGGGAGGATGCCGGGGAGGGCGGGGTCGCGCTTCGTGCGCACGGGCGACCGCGGCGTGGTCACCGGACCGGAGCGGTACCTGTATGTCGTCGGCCGTAGCGTCGACGTGGTCGTCTCCGCGCTTGACGGCCACGTGCACGCACACTACGTCGAGACGGCCGCTTTCGGCAGCGCGCCGGACCGCCTGAGGGGTGGCTGCATCGCCGCTTTCACCGCGCCGGCGACAACGTCTTCGAAGGAGCAAATGTGCGTCGTCGCGGAGCTGCAGAAGGGAAGCCGCAGCGATGATCACACGAGTCTCTGCGACGGCATAAGGCGGTCAGTGTGGGAGGCGGAAAGGGTGAGGGTTGGTCGGGTGATGCTTGTCCAGAGCGGTGCGGTGCCGAAGACGACGTCGGGGAAGGTGCGCCGTGGGGCGGCGAGGGAGAAGTTGGTCGCCAGGCGGTATCCGGTGGTTTTTGAGGCCCTGTACGACAACTGTGACGGCGAGGGCTCGACGCGTGCGGTGCGTAACGAAGATGGAGAAATGGAGGAGAGGTGCGCGGCAAGCTGGATGGCAGGAGAGGGTGGGGTGCCCGCCATGGCCACGGCCTTAGGTGGTGCAAGCCGCCGTGTTCGCGTCCAATCGTTTCTTTGA
- the LOC123177626 gene encoding zinc-finger homeodomain protein 6, which produces MEFTGPEHAAGTPPGTRAPSDASSGNSGAAGSWEARYRECLRNHAAAQGGHAVDGCGEFMPSGAHDLLRCAACGCHRSFHRRDDGQQHPRLFLPAPAATPTTAPRVPLLMPPPQHHHPYAAGHPLAPPFAYNPHHHQYQRTPSGGGTTTESSSEEPGPGPPSTSAPGQGHGQARRPKRFRTRFTAEQRGQMLALAERVGWRMLKQDEALVEQLCAQAGVRRQVFKVWMHNNKHHRRQPQPPQSQQQQQQR; this is translated from the coding sequence ATGGAGTTCACGGGGCCGGAGCACGCCGCCGGGACGCCGCCCGGCACGCGCGCGCCCTCCGACGCCTCCTCGGGGAACAGCGGGGCGGCCGGGAGCTGGGAGGCGAGGTACCGCGAGTGCCTGCGCAACCACGCGGCCGCGCAGGGCGGGCACGCCGTGGATGGGTGCGGGGAGTTCATGCCCTCCGGCGCCCACGACCTCCTCAGGTGCGCCGCCTGCGGGTGCCACCGCAGCTTCCACCGCAGGGACGACGGGCAGCAGCACCCCCGCCTCTTCCTCCCCGCGCCCGCCGCCACGCCGACGACGGCTCCGCGCGTGCCGCTGCTCATGCCGCCTCCGCAGCACCACCACCCCTACGCGGCCGGCCACCCGCTCGCGCCGCCGTTCGCGTACAACCCCCACCACCACCAATACCAACGCACACCCAGCGGCGGTGGCACGACGACCGAGTCGTCCAGCGAGGAGCCCGGCCCGGGCCCGCCCTCGACGTCGGCTCCAGGGCAGGGGCACGGGCAGGCGCGGCGGCCGAAGCGGTTCCGGACGAGGTTCACGGCAGAGCAGAGGGGGCAGATGCTGGCGCTGGCGGAGCGGGTGGGGTGGCGGATGCTGAAACAAGACGAggccctggtggagcagctctgcGCGCAGGCTGGCGTCCGGCGGCAGGTCTTCAAGGTCTGGATGCACAACAACAAGCACCACAGGAGGCAGCCGCAGCCGCCACAGTcccaacagcagcaacaacaacggtAG